The following are from one region of the Stigmatella ashevillena genome:
- a CDS encoding metallophosphoesterase family protein, producing the protein MSNKFKSIETKYYEERQELFDGLKRLDRRAFMRVAGASAGIVAGMGLVTPASFQLVQVAEAQDNPEKPKFTFAYISDTHLYEQKLNDRFVRSILKAVDDVNALDPQPDFVLFGGDLAQLGQAGELKLGAQILKSVKAPVRMMVGEHDWFLDMGELWRELFGEPTYSFEHKGIHFVVLNSIQEKDFWTERGLTPKERMQIVAGLDNGIQSRFEVGAEQRAWLQKDLAKVDKKTPVIVFSHSPLYKYYKPWNFWTDDADEVQALLKPFEKVTVIHGHTHQLLTNRINNIHFHGMLSTAWPWPYAPEGLPSFTTQMNRADPFSAFDGCGDGRMDVLEAGLVNKLYNLWERNPITVRASYLASNGKKDAPPRPKLPTY; encoded by the coding sequence ATGTCCAACAAGTTCAAGAGCATCGAGACGAAGTACTACGAGGAGCGCCAGGAGCTGTTCGATGGGCTCAAGCGCCTGGACCGCCGCGCCTTCATGCGCGTGGCGGGCGCATCCGCCGGCATTGTCGCCGGCATGGGGCTGGTGACGCCCGCGAGCTTCCAGCTCGTCCAGGTGGCCGAGGCCCAGGACAACCCGGAGAAGCCGAAGTTCACCTTCGCGTACATCTCCGACACGCACCTGTATGAGCAGAAGCTCAATGACCGGTTCGTGCGCTCCATCCTCAAGGCGGTGGACGATGTGAACGCGCTGGACCCGCAGCCGGACTTCGTCCTGTTCGGCGGAGACCTGGCGCAGCTGGGGCAGGCCGGCGAGCTGAAGCTGGGGGCGCAGATCCTCAAGAGCGTGAAGGCGCCCGTGAGGATGATGGTGGGCGAGCACGACTGGTTCCTCGACATGGGCGAGCTGTGGCGCGAGCTGTTCGGCGAGCCCACCTACTCGTTCGAGCACAAGGGCATCCACTTCGTGGTGCTCAACTCCATCCAGGAGAAGGATTTCTGGACGGAGCGAGGCCTGACGCCCAAGGAGCGCATGCAGATCGTCGCCGGCCTGGACAACGGGATTCAGTCCCGCTTCGAGGTCGGTGCCGAGCAGCGCGCGTGGCTCCAGAAGGACCTGGCCAAGGTGGACAAGAAGACGCCGGTCATCGTCTTCAGCCACTCGCCGCTCTACAAGTACTACAAGCCCTGGAACTTCTGGACGGACGACGCGGACGAGGTGCAGGCGCTCCTCAAGCCCTTCGAGAAGGTGACGGTCATCCACGGCCACACGCACCAGTTGCTCACCAACCGCATCAACAACATCCACTTCCACGGCATGCTGTCCACCGCGTGGCCCTGGCCGTACGCCCCGGAGGGCTTGCCCTCCTTCACCACGCAGATGAACCGCGCGGATCCGTTCAGCGCCTTCGATGGGTGCGGTGACGGGCGCATGGATGTGCTCGAGGCAGGCCTCGTCAACAAGCTCTACAACCTGTGGGAGCGCAACCCCATCACCGTGCGCGCGAGCTACCTCGCGTCCAACGGGAAGAAGGATGCGCCCCCCCGCCCCAAGCTCCCCACCTACTGA
- a CDS encoding TadE family protein, translating to MSALRQHPRGQSVVELAVGLIVFITVMMFGIHFAEVGYLSLKVHEAAVSPLWDSTAFRVHRMQHQPDNIGDFSTFPSIAPWVMSDANLRYRDFDGRSSTSGDRDQVSHVFTRIDGMQVQCERDDKVEFDLPRSRMPAMRSPRAGDWGYYPPGQDVGAETDSVLDEIYENVGGISCTAEAHVEGLSTLPTSFLEGTKGFFQAPHSVRLDMKTCAAGRAVGGVCQGRYGILLGDFGFSDADLSGHCPLQPEMPDSPCAENRAFYYAARKVFDQGGRAAGNAASEFAEFFVGYSPIDENSFFMSYRGEEDGYIERDTPRGESQDERDRPRNTGGIDHKPEAIRRNSNKCFLGLTRC from the coding sequence ATGTCCGCGCTTCGCCAACACCCCCGTGGCCAGTCCGTCGTGGAGCTGGCGGTGGGCCTCATCGTCTTCATCACCGTGATGATGTTCGGCATTCACTTCGCAGAGGTGGGCTACCTGTCGCTCAAGGTGCACGAGGCGGCGGTCTCTCCGCTGTGGGACAGCACGGCGTTCCGGGTGCACCGGATGCAGCACCAGCCGGACAACATCGGCGACTTCAGCACCTTCCCCTCCATTGCGCCGTGGGTGATGAGCGATGCGAACCTGCGCTACCGGGACTTCGACGGGCGCAGCTCCACCTCGGGGGACCGCGATCAGGTGTCCCACGTGTTCACCCGGATCGACGGCATGCAGGTGCAGTGCGAGCGGGACGATAAGGTGGAGTTCGATCTGCCCCGTAGCCGGATGCCTGCCATGCGCTCGCCCCGGGCGGGAGATTGGGGCTACTACCCCCCGGGCCAGGACGTGGGGGCGGAGACGGACAGCGTGCTCGATGAAATCTACGAGAACGTGGGAGGGATCAGCTGCACGGCGGAGGCCCACGTCGAGGGGCTGTCCACCCTGCCCACCTCCTTCCTGGAGGGCACGAAGGGCTTCTTCCAGGCTCCGCACTCCGTGAGGCTGGACATGAAGACCTGCGCGGCGGGCCGGGCCGTGGGTGGGGTCTGCCAGGGGCGCTACGGCATCCTCCTGGGGGACTTTGGTTTCTCCGATGCCGACCTGAGCGGGCACTGCCCCTTGCAGCCCGAGATGCCGGACTCGCCCTGCGCCGAGAACCGGGCCTTCTATTACGCGGCCCGGAAGGTGTTCGATCAGGGGGGCCGTGCCGCGGGCAATGCCGCCTCCGAGTTCGCCGAGTTCTTCGTCGGCTACAGCCCCATCGACGAGAACAGCTTCTTCATGAGCTACCGCGGCGAGGAAGATGGCTACATCGAGCGGGACACGCCGCGCGGAGAGTCCCAGGACGAGCGGGACCGGCCCCGCAACACGGGAGGCATCGACCACAAGCCCGAAGCCATCCGCCGCAACTCCAACAAGTGCTTTCTGGGACTGACCCGATGTTGA
- a CDS encoding M1 family metallopeptidase, translating into MAHLTADKNFRLPRTVVPRRYTATVSLDLEARTFTGSQTLELEVLAPTNEIILHALALKLTQVTFRAGGAQHTPTAIEPVAESETVVLRFASPLPTGAASLAVDWTGRFTEGLRGLYLSGKVAATQFETADARRLFPCFDEPAFKAHWALSVRVPAKPELTVLSNGAVTSDKTEGALRHVTFQETDVLSSYLIALVVGPLVGTPEQKVDGVPVRTWALPEKAHLTRFGQEAALASLPRLQEYFGLPYAYGKVDQVGIPDFEAGAMENAGLITFREVALLLDPATAPLSVQKRVSEVVAHELAHQWFGNWVTMVWWDDLWLNEAFATWMAYKIVDSWKPEWRVWLDFDTGKAAALHLDALKSTHPIRGEVRNASEAGESFDLITYEKGGAVLRMIEGFLGEEAFREGIRQYMRTHARGNAVADDLWKALGAASSQPVVELANAWIGQSGYPLVSVSQEGHQVTLTQRRFYSEPGVSSGERWPVPVVLRFEDGNGVREQRVLLREERTPVTLEGSGEIRWLSANAGSTGFYRVAYDAASLQKLASNLGALAPSERIGVLADQWALVRAGLAKVEDFLNLASRFGNEEDDAVLDELAGRLSYIEARLVEGEDQERFRRWVERLLGPGLEKLGWEPGAEETNRIRLRRAALVRAVGVLARGQGALGEARARVKRSLTGDKQALEPNLLDSAVAMVARQGDAALFDTLLEKMKAEPDPATQRRYLAALTSFEEPALAKRGQELFFTDTVKMQDVTTYLGGLLANRTGRDAWWAEVQKRWKDVVGRTGGAPMLLRRVVESLGMMRTRAHLEEVQALLQAHPVGEAQQAMKQTLERLSQDVALREREGTGVVEWLKHQA; encoded by the coding sequence ATGGCTCACCTGACCGCAGACAAGAACTTCCGCCTGCCGCGGACCGTCGTCCCCCGCCGCTACACCGCCACGGTGTCGCTCGACCTGGAAGCACGCACCTTCACCGGCTCGCAGACGCTCGAGCTGGAGGTGCTCGCCCCCACGAATGAAATCATCCTCCACGCGCTCGCGCTGAAGCTCACCCAAGTCACCTTCCGCGCGGGGGGCGCCCAGCACACGCCCACCGCCATCGAGCCCGTGGCCGAGAGCGAGACGGTGGTGCTGCGCTTCGCCTCGCCCCTGCCCACGGGAGCCGCCTCGCTGGCGGTGGACTGGACGGGCCGCTTCACCGAGGGGCTTCGGGGCCTGTACCTGTCGGGCAAGGTCGCGGCCACCCAGTTCGAGACCGCCGATGCCCGGCGCCTCTTTCCGTGCTTCGACGAGCCCGCCTTCAAGGCGCACTGGGCCCTGAGCGTGCGCGTCCCCGCGAAGCCCGAGCTGACGGTGCTCTCCAACGGCGCCGTCACCTCGGACAAGACCGAGGGGGCCTTGCGGCACGTGACGTTCCAGGAGACGGACGTCCTCAGCTCGTACCTCATCGCGCTGGTGGTGGGCCCGCTGGTGGGCACGCCCGAGCAGAAGGTGGACGGGGTGCCGGTGCGCACCTGGGCGCTGCCGGAGAAGGCCCACCTGACGCGCTTCGGCCAGGAGGCCGCGCTGGCGTCCCTGCCCCGGCTCCAGGAGTACTTCGGGCTGCCCTATGCCTACGGCAAGGTGGACCAGGTGGGCATTCCGGACTTCGAGGCGGGCGCCATGGAGAACGCCGGCCTCATCACCTTCCGCGAGGTGGCGCTGCTGCTGGATCCGGCCACCGCGCCGCTGTCGGTGCAGAAGCGGGTGTCGGAGGTGGTGGCGCACGAGCTGGCGCACCAGTGGTTCGGCAACTGGGTGACGATGGTGTGGTGGGACGACCTGTGGCTCAACGAGGCGTTCGCCACGTGGATGGCCTACAAGATCGTCGACAGCTGGAAGCCCGAGTGGCGCGTGTGGCTGGACTTCGACACGGGCAAGGCGGCGGCGCTGCACCTGGATGCGCTGAAGTCCACGCACCCCATCCGCGGTGAGGTGCGCAACGCGAGCGAGGCGGGCGAGAGCTTCGATCTCATCACCTATGAAAAGGGTGGCGCGGTGCTGCGGATGATCGAGGGCTTCCTCGGCGAGGAGGCATTCCGCGAGGGCATCCGCCAGTACATGCGCACGCACGCGCGCGGCAACGCGGTGGCCGATGACTTGTGGAAAGCGCTCGGGGCGGCCTCGTCCCAACCGGTGGTGGAGCTGGCCAACGCGTGGATCGGCCAGAGCGGCTACCCGCTGGTGTCCGTGAGCCAGGAGGGGCACCAAGTGACGCTCACCCAGCGCCGCTTCTACTCGGAGCCGGGCGTCTCCAGCGGGGAGCGCTGGCCGGTCCCCGTGGTGCTGCGCTTCGAGGATGGCAACGGGGTGCGTGAACAGCGCGTGCTCCTGCGGGAGGAGCGGACGCCCGTGACCCTGGAGGGCAGCGGGGAGATTCGCTGGCTGAGCGCCAACGCGGGCTCCACGGGCTTCTACCGGGTGGCCTATGACGCGGCGTCCCTGCAAAAGCTGGCCTCGAACCTGGGGGCGCTGGCGCCCTCGGAGCGCATTGGCGTGCTGGCGGACCAGTGGGCGCTGGTGCGCGCGGGGCTCGCCAAGGTGGAGGACTTCCTGAACCTGGCCAGCCGCTTCGGCAACGAGGAGGACGATGCCGTCCTGGACGAGCTGGCGGGACGGCTGTCGTACATCGAAGCGCGGCTGGTGGAAGGCGAGGACCAGGAGCGCTTCCGCCGCTGGGTGGAGCGGCTGCTGGGGCCGGGGCTGGAGAAGCTGGGCTGGGAGCCCGGGGCGGAGGAGACGAACCGCATCCGGCTGCGGCGCGCGGCGCTGGTGCGTGCGGTGGGCGTGCTGGCGCGAGGCCAGGGCGCGCTGGGCGAAGCGCGGGCCCGGGTGAAGCGGTCGCTCACCGGAGACAAGCAGGCGCTGGAGCCCAACCTGCTGGACAGCGCGGTGGCCATGGTGGCGCGGCAGGGCGACGCGGCCCTCTTCGACACGCTGCTGGAGAAGATGAAGGCGGAGCCGGATCCGGCCACCCAGCGCCGCTACCTGGCGGCGCTCACCTCCTTCGAGGAACCGGCGCTGGCCAAGCGGGGCCAGGAGTTGTTTTTCACTGACACGGTGAAGATGCAGGACGTGACGACCTACCTGGGCGGCCTGCTGGCCAACCGGACCGGCCGGGACGCCTGGTGGGCCGAGGTCCAGAAGCGGTGGAAGGACGTGGTCGGCCGCACGGGGGGAGCCCCCATGCTCCTGCGCCGGGTGGTGGAGTCGCTGGGCATGATGCGCACCCGGGCCCACCTCGAGGAAGTCCAGGCGCTGCTTCAGGCCCACCCCGTGGGAGAAGCCCAGCAGGCCATGAAGCAGACCCTGGAGCGGCTCAGCCAGGACGTGGCGCTGCGCGAGCGGGAAGGCACCGGCGTCGTGGAGTGGCTCAAGCATCAGGCATGA
- a CDS encoding cytochrome-c peroxidase has protein sequence MMGSRATTAWMVGALLYAGAVQAQSSAPAAPPKLPPGVSAALWKLSVPPGAEPTPEKVALGEKLFLDPRLSADNTVSCSTCHEPAQGFVDGKALSTGIKGQQVTRNSPTVLNALFNASQFWDGRAGTLEDQAKLPILNPREMGMPSPEAVVTKVQAIPEYATAFKAVFGRDVNYDDLAAAIAAFERTQFSGNARFDAFITGDSKALNASEKRGWALFNGKARCNSCHAANIVSPLFSDQKFHNIGIAAHKQDFVQLARKAVGVVRLGDEKQIDELALQTEFSELGRFLVTKKENDIGTFKTPTLRNVGITGPYMHDGSLTTLWDVMDHYNKGGVPNPYLDGGMQRLGLTEPEIDDMVAFLFSLTDARYAKFNGQELARQQKRKGTRPERDTAVALGKKGNLGDLAPNPDLAVKNPAAVGVYGAETSVPGAAK, from the coding sequence ATGATGGGTTCCAGGGCCACCACCGCCTGGATGGTGGGTGCGCTGCTGTATGCGGGAGCGGTTCAGGCGCAAAGCAGCGCGCCGGCCGCACCGCCGAAGCTGCCGCCCGGAGTCTCTGCCGCGCTGTGGAAACTCTCCGTGCCCCCCGGCGCGGAGCCCACACCGGAGAAGGTCGCGCTCGGGGAGAAGCTCTTTCTCGACCCGAGGTTGTCGGCGGACAACACCGTGTCGTGCTCCACCTGCCACGAGCCCGCGCAGGGCTTCGTGGATGGCAAGGCGCTGTCCACCGGCATCAAGGGCCAGCAGGTGACGCGCAACAGCCCCACGGTGCTCAACGCCCTGTTCAACGCCTCCCAGTTCTGGGATGGGCGCGCGGGGACGCTGGAGGACCAGGCCAAGCTGCCCATCCTCAACCCGCGCGAGATGGGCATGCCTTCTCCCGAGGCGGTGGTGACCAAGGTGCAGGCCATCCCCGAGTACGCCACCGCGTTCAAGGCCGTCTTCGGCCGGGACGTGAACTACGACGACCTGGCGGCGGCCATCGCCGCCTTCGAGCGCACCCAGTTCTCGGGCAACGCCCGCTTCGATGCCTTCATCACCGGGGACTCGAAGGCGCTCAACGCCTCGGAGAAGCGGGGCTGGGCGCTGTTCAACGGCAAGGCACGCTGCAACTCCTGCCATGCGGCGAACATCGTCTCGCCGCTCTTCTCGGACCAGAAGTTCCACAACATCGGCATCGCGGCGCACAAGCAGGACTTCGTCCAGCTGGCGCGCAAGGCCGTGGGCGTGGTGCGGCTCGGGGACGAGAAGCAGATCGACGAGCTGGCGCTGCAGACGGAGTTCTCCGAGCTGGGCCGCTTCCTGGTGACGAAGAAGGAGAACGACATCGGCACCTTCAAGACGCCCACGCTGCGCAACGTGGGCATTACCGGTCCCTACATGCACGACGGCTCGTTGACGACGCTGTGGGACGTGATGGACCACTACAACAAGGGCGGCGTGCCCAATCCCTACCTGGATGGCGGGATGCAGCGGCTGGGGCTCACCGAGCCGGAGATTGACGACATGGTGGCCTTCCTCTTCAGCCTCACGGACGCGCGCTACGCGAAGTTCAACGGCCAGGAGCTGGCGCGGCAGCAGAAGCGCAAGGGCACCCGGCCAGAGCGGGACACGGCGGTGGCATTGGGCAAGAAGGGCAACCTGGGAGACCTCGCGCCCAATCCGGACCTGGCGGTGAAGAACCCGGCGGCGGTGGGTGTGTACGGCGCGGAGACCTCGGTCCCCGGCGCGGCGAAGTAG
- a CDS encoding MarR family winged helix-turn-helix transcriptional regulator produces the protein MGVRKVSSWALWTLNFEFSMSILVEVEPQVREHGLEMKELFLLDKLDEHPNPAALARALLTPKPSITFMVKRMEAAGFIRRETQADDLRRFRLTLTPSGRKAMEATRALLDEACERRLARLTQAERSELARLLERLQKSED, from the coding sequence GTGGGTGTGCGCAAGGTCTCGTCGTGGGCACTCTGGACGCTCAACTTCGAGTTCTCGATGTCGATCCTCGTGGAGGTCGAGCCCCAGGTGCGCGAGCACGGACTCGAGATGAAGGAACTGTTCCTCCTCGATAAGCTCGATGAGCACCCGAACCCGGCCGCCCTCGCCCGCGCGCTGCTCACGCCGAAGCCGTCGATCACGTTCATGGTGAAGCGGATGGAGGCAGCGGGTTTCATCCGGCGCGAGACGCAGGCCGATGATCTGCGGCGCTTCCGCCTCACGCTCACGCCGTCAGGGCGCAAGGCGATGGAGGCCACACGCGCGCTGCTCGATGAAGCATGCGAGCGGCGTCTGGCACGCTTGACCCAGGCGGAGCGCTCGGAGTTGGCGAGGCTCCTCGAGCGGCTACAGAAGTCCGAGGACTGA
- a CDS encoding serine/threonine protein kinase: MNPASLPVDFEVGPWRVLRLRGWGSYGVVYQVEHAELESPFALKVAVHGWDPRFEREAELLKRLSHPNVPRLQAEGQWKPPGGKAFPYLVMEWVEGVTLYEWASAHPLTSRQVLRLLAQVARALEATHAVEGVHRDVKGGNVLVRSDASVVLMDFGSGHYRGAPKLTHHMPAPGTSEYRSPESLRFHWEWRHDATAHYAAQPADDVYALGMMAYRLVTGRYPPSASRFEEGPGGIRLIQTELMAPGQWATLCPELEGLIQQMVSLEPSKRGSAAEVARALERAARKAGRQADVPITSGPSQEQNSKETRVGALRVDGRRLAGLAAALAALLATGMWWTVEGLPVMVVQSAQEDVATGLADESLASFEDGGAPVLKTGGIGLDMPRKPFSGQSRPPCEKSEAEINGGCWGRLSEVAPPCGARSYEWKSGCYLPVPQVVRPATSAPQ; the protein is encoded by the coding sequence GTGAATCCGGCCTCCCTTCCTGTTGATTTCGAAGTAGGTCCCTGGCGGGTGCTGCGGCTGCGCGGCTGGGGCTCGTATGGCGTCGTCTACCAAGTGGAGCACGCCGAGTTGGAGAGCCCCTTCGCCCTGAAGGTGGCGGTGCATGGGTGGGATCCGCGCTTCGAGCGTGAAGCAGAGTTGCTCAAGCGCCTGAGCCATCCGAATGTGCCCAGGCTCCAGGCCGAAGGCCAGTGGAAGCCGCCAGGGGGGAAGGCGTTCCCATACCTCGTGATGGAATGGGTGGAAGGAGTGACGCTGTACGAGTGGGCCTCTGCCCATCCGCTGACCTCGCGTCAGGTGTTGAGGCTGTTGGCCCAGGTGGCCCGTGCGTTGGAAGCCACCCACGCGGTGGAGGGTGTGCACCGGGATGTGAAGGGGGGCAACGTGCTGGTGCGCTCAGACGCCAGCGTGGTGCTGATGGACTTCGGCTCCGGACATTATCGAGGTGCGCCCAAGCTGACACACCACATGCCCGCTCCGGGGACGTCTGAGTACCGAAGTCCAGAGTCGCTGAGATTCCATTGGGAGTGGAGGCATGATGCCACCGCGCACTACGCGGCCCAGCCGGCGGATGATGTGTATGCCCTGGGAATGATGGCCTACCGACTGGTCACCGGCCGATATCCGCCCAGCGCGTCGAGATTCGAAGAGGGCCCCGGGGGAATTCGGCTCATCCAGACCGAGCTCATGGCGCCCGGGCAGTGGGCCACCCTGTGCCCAGAGTTGGAGGGGCTCATTCAGCAGATGGTGTCCCTTGAGCCCTCGAAGCGAGGGAGCGCGGCAGAAGTGGCGCGGGCTCTGGAGCGGGCGGCGAGGAAGGCGGGCCGCCAAGCGGATGTGCCCATCACTTCCGGTCCCTCGCAAGAGCAGAACTCGAAAGAGACACGGGTGGGCGCTTTACGCGTGGATGGGAGGAGACTCGCCGGGCTCGCAGCGGCCCTGGCCGCCCTGTTGGCCACAGGGATGTGGTGGACGGTCGAAGGGTTGCCCGTCATGGTCGTTCAGAGTGCCCAAGAGGACGTGGCGACGGGGCTGGCGGATGAGTCACTTGCGTCGTTCGAGGATGGAGGGGCGCCTGTATTGAAGACAGGTGGGATTGGGCTCGACATGCCCCGGAAGCCCTTCTCGGGACAGAGCCGCCCTCCCTGCGAAAAGTCGGAGGCCGAGATCAACGGAGGGTGCTGGGGACGCTTGAGCGAGGTGGCCCCGCCGTGCGGAGCTCGCTCTTACGAATGGAAAAGCGGATGCTATCTGCCTGTTCCACAGGTCGTGAGGCCTGCGACGTCTGCCCCGCAGTGA
- a CDS encoding aldo/keto reductase: MPLDHYVTLGRSGLRVSPFCLGAMTFGEDLGWGSSVQESKAILDRYIELGGNFIDTANLYTKGHSEKIIGDHVGHDRAKRDRLVIATKFSGNMHVGDPNGGGSSRKSIIEACEQSLRRLRTDYIDLYWLHHWDALTPIEETMSTLHELVSSGKVRYIGVSDTPAWKTTQAQMLALFRGWAPFIALQIEYSLLERTVEGELIPMAKELGLGVTPWSPLKGGILSGKYTRENAGTVKLDRSWATGLLADGKVYNLIDELRRIAAELDTTVARAALAWVQSRPAVASTIIGARSLAQFDDNVKALDVQLKPEQTAALDKLTEPVLPFPCGILDLLRMSHAGGTTINGKPSQLLPAFGVSKKGDHY; this comes from the coding sequence ATGCCGCTCGACCACTATGTCACACTCGGCCGCTCGGGACTGCGAGTGAGCCCCTTCTGCCTCGGCGCCATGACGTTCGGAGAGGACCTGGGCTGGGGGAGCAGCGTCCAGGAGTCCAAGGCCATCCTCGACCGCTACATCGAGTTGGGCGGCAACTTCATCGACACCGCGAACCTCTACACGAAGGGCCACTCCGAGAAGATCATCGGTGACCACGTGGGCCATGACCGCGCGAAGCGCGACCGGCTCGTCATCGCGACGAAGTTCAGCGGGAACATGCACGTCGGCGACCCGAACGGTGGCGGCTCAAGCCGCAAATCGATCATCGAGGCCTGCGAGCAGTCATTGAGGCGTCTGCGCACCGACTACATCGACCTCTACTGGCTGCACCACTGGGACGCGCTCACGCCCATCGAGGAGACGATGTCCACGCTGCACGAGCTCGTGAGCTCGGGCAAGGTGCGCTACATCGGCGTCTCGGATACGCCCGCCTGGAAGACGACGCAGGCGCAGATGCTCGCGCTCTTTCGGGGCTGGGCGCCGTTCATCGCCCTGCAGATCGAATACTCGCTCCTCGAGCGCACCGTGGAAGGCGAGCTCATTCCGATGGCCAAGGAGCTGGGGCTCGGCGTCACGCCGTGGTCGCCGCTCAAGGGCGGCATCCTCAGCGGCAAGTACACGCGCGAGAATGCCGGGACGGTGAAGTTGGACCGCAGCTGGGCCACGGGTCTCCTCGCTGACGGAAAGGTCTACAACCTCATCGACGAGCTCCGGCGAATCGCCGCCGAACTCGACACGACCGTCGCGCGCGCGGCACTCGCATGGGTGCAATCACGGCCCGCGGTCGCGTCGACGATCATCGGGGCACGCTCGCTCGCGCAGTTCGACGACAACGTGAAGGCCCTCGATGTCCAGCTGAAGCCCGAGCAGACCGCGGCCCTCGACAAGCTCACCGAGCCGGTGCTGCCCTTCCCTTGCGGCATACTCGACTTGTTGCGCATGAGCCACGCGGGTGGCACCACCATCAACGGAAAGCCCTCGCAGCTCCTCCCTGCGTTTGGCGTCTCGAAGAAGGGCGATCACTACTGA
- a CDS encoding YceI family protein — MIHPSLGRASSPQLPTQHATWTVDPAHSSILFTARHMVVARVHGRFEKLTGTLRVNTDQPTQGEVEVSADAASIYTGSPERDAHLRSADFLDVENAPKIIFRSSRTEPTGGSGFRLHGALTIRNITQPVIFEARHTASSKDPWGRQRLLYTARSSINRADYGIRWNKVLDNGGWLVGERIEIEMDIQAVPVVS; from the coding sequence ATGATCCATCCCTCTCTAGGCCGAGCATCCTCGCCGCAACTTCCCACGCAGCACGCCACGTGGACCGTCGATCCCGCGCACTCCTCCATTCTGTTCACCGCCCGTCACATGGTGGTGGCCCGGGTGCACGGCCGGTTCGAGAAGCTCACGGGCACCCTGAGGGTGAACACGGACCAGCCGACCCAAGGCGAGGTCGAGGTGAGCGCGGACGCGGCCAGCATCTACACGGGTTCGCCAGAGCGGGACGCGCACTTGCGCTCGGCCGACTTCCTCGACGTCGAGAATGCGCCGAAGATCATCTTCCGGAGCTCGAGAACAGAGCCCACGGGCGGCTCGGGCTTCCGGCTGCATGGGGCGCTGACCATCCGAAACATCACCCAGCCGGTCATCTTCGAGGCGCGCCACACCGCCAGCTCGAAGGATCCCTGGGGCCGGCAGCGCCTCCTGTATACGGCCCGGTCCTCGATCAACCGCGCGGACTACGGCATTCGCTGGAACAAGGTGCTCGACAACGGCGGATGGCTCGTCGGAGAGCGCATCGAAATCGAGATGGATATCCAGGCCGTTCCTGTCGTGTCCTGA
- a CDS encoding ACP S-malonyltransferase → MTQARVAVLFPGQGAYYPGALTGLAPGHPAVQEVLAAMDPIALKHLGGTLSDYLASAPPPESEGHTLRAQGLYQLAIYGSSLAIYRVLEAQGLTPQVFVGHSFGELTAMVCAGGFTVEEGTEILCERVAALQLLGSHSGFMAALGMDAERTEHLVKLMGSTDLAIAAENHSGQTALSGSEEAMALAQSLCGLLRIAFKKLNSLYPFHCPTMMKPAAEDFRTRLKRFTSRPLKAPVFSPILGRFYHGQDSLAGHLADHLMQTVHFTRAIHVLAQENITAFIECGASKALSSFVKSELEGASVLTMTLLHSRTPARESLATGLQVLREHRVLPYGTEGCM, encoded by the coding sequence ATGACCCAGGCTCGCGTCGCAGTCCTGTTCCCCGGCCAGGGGGCTTATTACCCGGGTGCCCTGACCGGGCTGGCCCCCGGCCATCCGGCTGTCCAGGAAGTGCTGGCCGCCATGGATCCCATCGCGCTCAAGCACCTGGGCGGCACCTTGTCGGACTACCTCGCCTCGGCGCCTCCGCCCGAGAGCGAGGGGCACACGCTCCGGGCACAAGGGCTCTACCAGTTGGCGATCTACGGCTCTTCCCTGGCGATCTACCGGGTCCTGGAAGCCCAGGGACTAACGCCCCAGGTCTTCGTGGGCCACAGCTTCGGGGAGCTGACGGCGATGGTCTGCGCGGGAGGATTCACCGTGGAAGAGGGCACGGAGATCCTCTGCGAGCGCGTCGCGGCGCTCCAACTGCTCGGCAGCCACAGTGGCTTCATGGCGGCGCTGGGAATGGACGCGGAACGGACGGAGCACCTGGTGAAGCTGATGGGCTCCACGGACCTCGCCATCGCCGCGGAGAACCACTCCGGACAGACGGCCCTGTCCGGTTCCGAGGAAGCCATGGCCCTGGCCCAGAGCCTGTGTGGCCTCCTGCGCATTGCGTTCAAGAAGCTGAACTCCCTCTATCCCTTTCACTGCCCCACGATGATGAAGCCTGCCGCGGAGGATTTCCGCACGCGGCTGAAGCGTTTCACCTCCCGGCCGCTGAAGGCCCCTGTCTTCTCGCCCATCCTCGGCCGCTTCTACCACGGCCAGGATTCCCTGGCCGGACACCTGGCAGACCACCTGATGCAGACCGTCCACTTCACCCGCGCCATTCATGTGCTGGCGCAAGAGAACATCACCGCCTTCATCGAGTGCGGTGCATCCAAGGCCCTCTCCTCGTTCGTCAAGAGCGAGCTGGAGGGCGCCTCGGTGCTCACGATGACCTTGCTCCACTCCCGCACCCCGGCCCGGGAATCCCTGGCCACCGGGCTCCAGGTGCTGCGAGAGCACCGCGTGCTGCCTTACGGCACAGAGGGCTGCATGTAA